In Podospora pseudopauciseta strain CBS 411.78 chromosome 3, whole genome shotgun sequence, one genomic interval encodes:
- the BDF1 gene encoding transcription initiation at TATA-containing promoter protein (COG:K; EggNog:ENOG503NVXS), with protein MAVMATQQSEGAVVGEKPVASSLELEKDARNGGAEVNGHTSPEAPNHTEKDETDCKQSHNQEAFSANSALKSESADASDKPIPDVPTGAEEAPKDAEPVKMDVATPPDTEMPDAPPSPAAEMKQAETQIELPAEVAPDTQSAAPSKEDQPAKPPTPDALITSDAKNEAPTKAMSTSVSPMTKTAPTPPATDKEEDVVMADAQVTAESTQETPVSATVPDVKPSIEKDPAPASPSKASPPPSATADTSMSDLAASAKVSRERDIDSEDEPVAKRTKVDHSIEAKNNVNPQDRMDVDRQSAPRATPAQAANGRPKYLNDDSLNDNPITDWQNRQIRQVLAGVKKTKVGGNFRQSVQHLWPMLWPDYSARIANPIDISAMERRLRGDGQSYKNLGEFKRDLNLLVENAVSFNGEAHEVTVQAKGCRSAILDRLSKVPAAEPARPDKKDSIKHHNIRHAEPRSAVHQSSTATPRPPKPAAPAPKPAVENPAFAIPPGNNGMPLIRRDSTKVDSRAKRPVKPPQPRDVFTDKRKKKLPPELRFCDEVLTELRKTKYYDCNGAFLQPVDVVALQIPTYYKVVKKPMDLSTMANKLHSGEYASAKDVERDFDLIVKNAKAFNGDDHPVTIAGYKLQSLFRAEMNRKDEWLARNAPPEVINTASPRIKDESDDEPSDTEPEPEQSEEITKAQTKITSIQKRLDDEQKKLSEMINTGSASEEDVDISHSIISTLQKQLIRERNNLKELTAAVKPAKPNKPAKSKKTHQHLGGVTKKTAAAGGAGGGGHHAAGAVKKGPKRPPPKKKISEAEKAVITEHLSELDGVPLERAIELIKRDTGQGENESGELELDIEQVSEEALVRLYEIIIKAHPHLKVEREKKVVDKTWGQAADHHHSNSNAKSKSGAASAASKSKKNKPMSKSEQERRIQQLNELRAQANRNQSGSQEPMESIEGTGRASAEPPMAVNADSEDEVDSEED; from the exons ATGGCAGTTATGGCCACTCAGCAATCAGAAGGCGCGGTTGTTGGCGAAAAGCCTGTCGCCAGCTCGCTGGAGCTCGAGAAGGACGCGCGCAATGGCGGCGCCGAAGTGAATGG CCACACCTCCCCCGAAGCCCCAAACCACACCGAAAAGGATGAGACCGACTGCAAACAAAGCCACAACCAAGAAGCTTTCTCAGCAAACAGTGCACTGAAAAGCGAGTCGGCCGATGCCAGTGACAAACCAATCCCAGACGTTCCCACAGGTGCAGAGGAGGCGCCCAAGGACGCCGAGCCCGTGAAGATGGACGTCGCGACTCCACCCGACACAGAAATGCCGGATGCACCACCAAGTCCGGCTGCCGAGATGAAGCAAGCCGAGACACAAATCGAGCTTCCAGCCGAAGTCGCGCCCGACACACAATCTGCGGCTCCATCGAAAGAAGACCAGCCAGCCAAGCCGCCCACGCCTGACGCCCTGATCACATCTGACGCAAAGAACGAGGCTCCGACCAAAGCCATGTCCACTTCCGTATCTCCCATGACCAAGACGGCCCCTACCCCCCCAGCTACCGATAAGGAGGAAgatgtggtgatggcagATGCGCAGGTGACCGCCGAGAGCACTCAAGAGACGCCTGTTTCCGCAACTGTCCCGGACGTGAAGCCGAGCATCGAGAAGGATCCAGCTCCAGCGTCGCCCTCCAAggcatctcctcctccaagcgCGACGGCCGATACCAGCATGTCTGACCTGGCTGCGTCTGCCAAGGTGTCGCGTGAACGGGATATCGACAGTGAGGATGAACCAGTTGCCAAGCGCACCAAGGTTGACCATTCCATCGAGGCCAAGAACAATGTCAACCCCCAAGATCGCATGGATGTCGACCGCCAGTCAGCTCCCCGGGCCACACCTGCGCAGGCTGCGAACGGAAGACCCAAGTATCTCAATGACGATTCCCTCAACGACAATCCCATCACAGATTGGCAGAACCGGCAAATTCGTCAAGTTCTTGCAGGTGTCAAAAAAACCAAGGTGGGCGGCAACTTTCGGCAATCGGTTCAGCATCTGTGGCCCATGCTCTGGCCTGATTACTCGGCACGGATTGCCAATCCTATTGATATTTCGGCCATGGAGAGACGCTTGCGTGGGGACGGGCAGAGCTACAAGAATCTTGGCGAGTTCAAACGGGACTTGAATCTGTTAGTGGAAAACGCCGTCAGCTTCAACGGCGAGGCTCACGAAGTGACTGTGCAAGCCAAGGGCTGCCGTTCTGCTATTCTCGACCGTCTCTCCAAGGTCCCTGCCGCTGAACCTGCCCGCCCTGACAAGAAGGACAGCATCAAGCATCACAATATCCGCCATGCCGAACCCCGCTCTGCCGTCCACCAGTCTTCCACCGCCACGCCCCGTCCCCCAAAACCGGCGGCCCCAGCCCCCAAGCCCGCTGTCGAGAACCCTGCTTTTGCCATCCCTCCCGGCAACAACGGTATGCCGCTCATTCGGCGCGACTCGACCAAGGTTGACAGCCGTGCCAAGCGCCCCGTCAAGCCACCTCAGCCAAGAGATGTCTTTACCGACAAACGCAAGAAGAAGCTACCCCCCGAGCTTCGGTTCTGCGATGAAGTTCTCACCGAGCTGAGGAAGACCAAATATTACGATTGCAACGGCGCCTTCCTTCAACCTGTCGACGTCGTCGCTCTGCAAATCCCCACATATTACAAGGTAGTCAAGAAGCCCATGGACCTTTCCACCATGGCCAACAAGCTGCATTCTGGCGAGTACGCTTCGGCCAAGGACGTTGAACGAGACTTTGACCTGATCGTTAAGAACGCCAAGGCCTTCAATGGAGACGACCATCCCGTCACCATTGCCGGCTACAAGCTGCAGAGTCTTTTTCGCGCCGAGATGAACCGAAAGGATGAATGGCTCGCCCGCAACGCCCCTCCCGAGGTGATCAACACAGCCAGCCCACGGATCAAAGACGAGTCCGACGACGAGCCCTCGGACACGGAACCGGAGCCAGAGCAATCCGAGGAGATCACTAAGGCCCAAACCAAGATCACCAGCATCCAGAAACGACTCGATGACGAGCAAAAGAAGCTGTCCGAGATGATCAACACTGGATCGGCAAGCGAAGAGGATGTTGACATTTCTCACTCCATCATCAGCACTTTGCAGAAGCAACTGATCCGAGAGAGGAACAACCTCAAGGAGCTGACTGCCGCCGTCAAACCGGCAAAGCCAAACAAGCCtgccaagtccaagaagacgCACCAACACCTTGGCGGCGTCACCAAGAAGACCGCTGCCGCAGGAGGAGCGGGCGGGGGTGGCCATCATGCCGCGGGAGCTGTTAAGAAGGGCCCCAAGAGACCGccccccaagaagaagatcagtgaggctgagaaggctgTTATCACCGAGCATCTGAGCGAGCTGGACGGTGTGCCCTTGGAGCGGGCCATTGAGCTAATCAAGAGGGACACGGGACAGGGAGAGAATGAGTCGGGCGAATTGGAACTTGATATTGAGCAAGTCTCCGAGGAGGCCCTGGTCAGGCTCTACGAAATAATAATCAAGGCCCACCCACACTTGAAGGtcgagagggagaagaaggtaGTGGACAAGACTTGGGGCCAGGCGGCGGACCATCACCACTCCAACAGCAATGCCAAGTCCAAGTCGGGCGCTGCGTCGGCGGCatccaagtccaagaagaacaagcccATGAGCAAGTCGGAGCAGGAGCGCCGCATTCAGCAGCTCAACGAATTGAGAGCACAAGCTAACCGCAACCAATCCGGCAGTCAGGAGCCAATGGAGTCGATTGAGGGAACAGGCAGGGCCTCAGCCGAGCCTCCCATGGCGGTCAATGCCGACAGTGAGGACGAAGTCGATTCCGAAGAGGACTAA